The Winogradskyella schleiferi genome has a window encoding:
- a CDS encoding Arm DNA-binding domain-containing protein, producing MNTYINSVLDQRRIRKDGKFPIIFRLTNNRKTTSISSGFCVSENHLDKKKGKD from the coding sequence ATGAATACCTATATAAATTCTGTTTTAGACCAAAGAAGGATAAGAAAAGATGGCAAATTTCCCATCATATTTCGTCTTACAAATAACCGAAAAACAACATCTATTTCTTCAGGTTTTTGTGTATCTGAAAATCATTTGGATAAAAAAAAAGGTAAAGACTAA
- a CDS encoding TolC family protein produces MNTKTSFKFKKRIKILTPFICVVFLLSLACSPRYSNINLPIEDLQEFSNSGQVVIEDKWWTVFEDERLNTLIDSAMQRNFNLAATWQQFVAANAVVSRETSNKWPQIEATAQTAENFPVNDFRGGENTQLGISASYELDLWGRIKTAVQAEKFRAEASLYDYRTVAISLSAEIATTWYQLLAAKKQLKITQEQIDTNEDIIKLMRSRFVGGQIRGVDILRQTQLLESTKEQYIIFSANVRLLENQLAVLLGRQPQENITLADSDLPRLIELPQTGMPLELVRRRPDLQRSYALLLAADRDMAFAVRNKYPRISINTQGQLRSNNFANLFDNWAYSLAGNLLAPIFYGGQLKAEVSRTEAVKQQRLYEYGQTTLVAFQEVENGLVQDVMQKKRLENIARQLELATQSNKQLRVEFLNGFSPYLDVLLGLDQEQQLRRDYVATQLEQIQVRIGLYRALAGGFEIDRTLDN; encoded by the coding sequence TTGAATACCAAGACGTCCTTCAAATTTAAAAAGCGCATAAAAATATTAACGCCTTTTATATGCGTTGTGTTTTTGCTTTCTTTAGCTTGTTCCCCTCGCTATTCAAATATAAATCTTCCAATTGAAGACTTACAGGAATTCTCCAATTCTGGCCAAGTTGTCATAGAAGACAAATGGTGGACGGTCTTCGAAGATGAACGACTAAATACGTTGATTGATAGTGCCATGCAGCGTAATTTTAATTTGGCGGCCACTTGGCAGCAATTTGTAGCTGCTAATGCCGTTGTATCTAGAGAGACTTCTAACAAATGGCCTCAAATCGAGGCTACAGCCCAAACAGCCGAAAACTTTCCTGTAAATGATTTTAGAGGAGGGGAAAATACACAGCTTGGTATATCGGCTTCGTACGAATTAGATTTATGGGGTCGAATAAAAACGGCTGTACAGGCCGAAAAATTCAGAGCAGAGGCAAGTCTTTATGATTACCGCACTGTGGCAATCTCTCTCTCTGCAGAAATTGCGACAACTTGGTATCAATTGTTAGCGGCAAAAAAACAACTAAAAATAACCCAAGAACAGATTGACACTAATGAAGATATCATAAAACTGATGCGATCACGCTTTGTTGGTGGTCAAATTCGAGGAGTTGATATTTTAAGACAAACGCAATTGTTAGAAAGCACCAAAGAGCAATATATTATATTCAGTGCTAACGTCCGCTTGTTAGAAAATCAATTAGCGGTCCTTTTAGGACGACAGCCTCAGGAAAATATAACTCTTGCTGATTCAGATTTACCTCGTTTAATAGAGCTTCCCCAAACAGGAATGCCATTGGAACTGGTTCGTCGTAGACCCGATTTGCAACGGTCATATGCACTATTGCTTGCTGCTGACCGAGACATGGCATTTGCCGTGCGAAATAAGTATCCTAGAATTTCAATAAACACACAAGGACAGCTGCGATCCAATAATTTCGCCAATCTTTTTGACAATTGGGCTTACTCCTTAGCCGGGAATTTGTTGGCGCCCATATTTTATGGTGGTCAACTAAAAGCCGAAGTTAGCAGAACAGAAGCTGTTAAACAACAAAGATTATATGAATACGGACAAACGACATTGGTTGCCTTTCAGGAAGTAGAAAATGGGCTTGTGCAAGACGTAATGCAAAAAAAACGGTTAGAGAATATTGCGCGTCAATTAGAGTTAGCTACTCAAAGTAACAAACAATTACGTGTAGAATTCTTAAATGGCTTTAGCCCATATTTAGATGTCCTTCTGGGTTTAGATCAAGAGCAGCAGTTGCGACGAGATTATGTAGCTACACAATTAGAGCAAATTCAGGTCAGAATTGGATTGTATAGAGCTTTGGCAGGTGGGTTTGAAATCGATAGAACATTAGATAATTAA
- a CDS encoding efflux RND transporter periplasmic adaptor subunit, whose product MNTNRILNSIALLGIFLVIVSCENSEQNQAKAEAPPAPFPVSQLETKTVTGYTDYPATIEGKVNSDVRAKTSGYIEKVYVDEGQKVRKGQVLFKLETQSLSQDAGAAQAQVNVAQVEVDKLIPLVDKNIISPVQLETAKANLAQAQANLSGVSANIGYATIKSPIDGFVGAINFREGALISPSDATPLTTVSQIDEVYAFFSFNEAQYIDHLQRSEGKSKAERIKNAPDLTLILANGKAYSEKGRIQTSTGQINQNTGTIQIRAAFKNPNEILTNGNSGKIRFPIEYKDAIVVPQSSTFDQQGNIMVFKLGEDNKVATTILKVKGTVDNLYVVESGLTTNDKIVVSGVGKLRNGMTISPQETSFEDAIKPVATLFRN is encoded by the coding sequence ATGAATACAAATAGAATATTAAATAGCATAGCACTACTAGGTATTTTCTTAGTTATTGTAAGCTGTGAAAACAGTGAGCAAAACCAAGCAAAAGCTGAAGCACCTCCTGCACCTTTTCCTGTTTCTCAATTAGAAACTAAAACAGTAACTGGTTATACTGATTACCCTGCAACTATAGAAGGTAAAGTAAATAGTGATGTAAGAGCAAAAACTTCTGGATATATAGAAAAAGTATATGTAGACGAAGGACAAAAAGTACGCAAAGGACAAGTATTATTTAAACTAGAAACGCAATCTTTAAGTCAAGATGCTGGTGCAGCACAAGCACAAGTTAATGTGGCACAAGTGGAGGTAGATAAATTAATTCCGCTAGTGGACAAAAACATTATTAGTCCAGTACAATTAGAAACTGCAAAAGCAAATTTAGCACAAGCACAAGCAAATTTAAGTGGTGTTTCAGCAAATATTGGTTACGCTACCATTAAAAGTCCAATCGATGGTTTTGTTGGTGCTATTAACTTTAGAGAAGGTGCTTTAATTAGTCCAAGTGATGCAACACCATTAACTACGGTGAGCCAAATAGACGAAGTTTACGCTTTTTTTAGTTTTAACGAAGCACAATATATTGATCATTTACAACGCTCGGAAGGTAAAAGTAAAGCAGAACGTATTAAAAATGCACCAGACTTAACTTTAATATTGGCTAATGGTAAAGCATATTCTGAAAAAGGACGTATTCAAACCAGTACTGGTCAGATTAATCAAAATACAGGAACGATTCAAATTAGAGCTGCTTTTAAAAATCCAAACGAAATTTTAACCAACGGTAACAGTGGTAAAATTAGATTTCCGATAGAATACAAAGACGCTATTGTTGTACCACAGTCTTCAACTTTTGACCAGCAAGGAAACATTATGGTTTTTAAGCTTGGCGAAGACAATAAAGTAGCAACTACCATTCTAAAAGTAAAAGGAACCGTTGATAATCTTTACGTTGTAGAATCTGGTTTAACAACAAACGATAAAATAGTAGTATCTGGAGTTGGTAAATTAAGAAACGGAATGACTATTTCTCCTCAAGAAACTTCTTTTGAAGATGCTATAAAACCTGTAGCGACCTTATTCAGAAATTAA
- a CDS encoding efflux RND transporter permease subunit, with protein sequence MGEKEKKDKTIRKEGAIAYMARNSIASNLLMMLLLVGGLFTMYNIQKEVFPEFQLDFVEVSVAYPGASPVEVEQGVLQPVEEAVQGVQGIKEVVSEASEGSAEISIELVAGSERMQVFQDIDQAINRIRTFPDDIERPEVRLQSRQRDVLQIGLYGDADIWTLREVAERLRNILLSNPEITQVELGNVPEYETRIEIPRLNLQKYNLTLGQVADIIEQSSNDVPAGAVQTQSGEILLRMQERKQWAKEYGEISIVSSEEGANITLSDIATITDGFEETGFHGQFNQENYVELRIFRIGDQSPLDIADVTHNIMENYQLPPGIKYRTDSNRAADYKERLSLLTENGVLAIIIVLIILTLFLEYRLAFWVMMGMTVSFIGGIILLPLIGISINMISMFGFLVVLGIVVDDAIVVGENVYEYRKKGLSPMKAAIAGAKDVSLPVTFSIITTIIAFVPLLFMPGETGKFWQPLPAVVIVILAVSLLEAFFILPSHLAHLKKKNSKHKWIVKLEGWQLSFANGFDRFIDHRYRPFLDFCLKYRYITFSAAVTLLLIVGGYGFSGHMGMIMMPEVAADEIEAGVRLPVGTTPDQAAKVAHAVSQSTQRMFEEHNLYEVAEGIKTNVRGQNFIDVEIVMLPPDQRDITAAEVIALWRDNIGDIEGVDQITFEAERGPGGARQDISIDLSHSDIDVLERASAAFVARMKAFSNTRDVTDNYNKGKLQYDFKLLPQGRNLGLTSNEVGRQVRDGFFGALAMRQLRGMNEIEVRVKLPIEERKDIKNLEKFLIRTPNGIEVPLMDVVKIEEREAFTSINRRDGRRVVNVGMDVEPANSVGRVINSVQNETLPQLRADFPGITWTFEGSQADMRESTNTLKYGFSIAMLLIYALLAIAFSSYLQPLIVMTAIPFGIVGAVIGHILLGYDLSLVSLMGVIALSGVVVNDSLIMIDYANKLRKEGNSIYESIHEAGLRRFRPIMLTTLTTFGGLAPIILETSSQAFYLIPMAISLGFGIVFATAIILVIVPCLYLIFEDLRLLATKGKTVQQVDVS encoded by the coding sequence ATGGGCGAAAAGGAAAAAAAAGACAAGACGATTAGAAAAGAAGGGGCCATTGCGTATATGGCAAGAAATTCTATTGCCTCAAACTTGTTGATGATGCTACTCCTCGTTGGAGGCTTATTTACCATGTATAACATTCAGAAAGAGGTCTTCCCCGAATTTCAGCTCGATTTTGTGGAAGTATCCGTGGCTTATCCAGGAGCATCTCCTGTAGAGGTTGAGCAAGGTGTGCTGCAACCCGTAGAAGAAGCAGTACAAGGTGTGCAAGGTATAAAAGAAGTCGTATCGGAAGCTAGCGAAGGCTCTGCAGAAATTAGTATAGAGCTCGTGGCTGGTTCAGAGCGAATGCAAGTCTTTCAGGATATTGACCAAGCTATTAACCGTATTCGGACGTTTCCTGATGATATTGAAAGACCTGAAGTAAGACTACAATCCCGTCAAAGGGATGTTTTACAAATAGGCCTTTATGGTGATGCAGATATCTGGACATTGAGAGAGGTTGCCGAAAGGTTAAGAAATATACTTCTTAGTAATCCAGAGATTACACAAGTTGAATTAGGTAATGTACCTGAATACGAAACCCGAATTGAAATTCCTAGGCTAAACCTCCAGAAATACAACTTAACACTAGGTCAGGTAGCAGACATTATAGAACAAAGCAGTAATGATGTCCCTGCAGGTGCGGTGCAAACTCAAAGTGGAGAAATTTTACTTCGCATGCAAGAGCGTAAGCAATGGGCCAAAGAATATGGTGAAATTTCTATTGTGTCTTCTGAAGAAGGCGCCAATATTACTTTAAGTGATATAGCTACAATCACCGATGGTTTTGAAGAAACAGGATTCCACGGACAATTCAACCAAGAAAATTATGTAGAACTGCGAATTTTTAGAATTGGAGATCAATCGCCTTTAGATATTGCTGATGTCACGCACAACATCATGGAAAATTATCAATTGCCTCCAGGTATCAAATATCGAACCGATAGCAACCGAGCTGCAGACTACAAAGAACGTTTATCCTTATTGACCGAAAACGGGGTGTTAGCAATCATCATAGTGTTAATTATATTAACGCTTTTCTTAGAGTATCGCTTAGCCTTTTGGGTAATGATGGGTATGACTGTTTCATTTATCGGTGGTATCATTTTATTGCCATTAATTGGTATCAGCATCAACATGATTTCCATGTTTGGTTTTCTCGTGGTGCTGGGAATTGTAGTGGATGACGCAATAGTTGTGGGTGAAAACGTTTATGAATACAGAAAAAAGGGTCTGAGTCCAATGAAAGCGGCTATTGCTGGTGCAAAAGACGTTTCTTTACCAGTTACCTTCAGTATTATTACAACGATTATCGCATTTGTACCCTTATTGTTTATGCCTGGCGAAACAGGAAAGTTCTGGCAACCGCTCCCTGCTGTTGTTATTGTCATCTTGGCGGTTTCCTTACTTGAAGCTTTTTTTATTTTGCCTTCACATTTAGCGCATCTTAAGAAAAAAAACAGCAAACATAAATGGATAGTGAAATTGGAAGGTTGGCAACTTTCTTTTGCCAATGGTTTCGATAGATTTATAGATCATCGGTATCGTCCCTTTCTTGACTTTTGTTTAAAATATCGGTATATCACTTTTAGCGCCGCAGTAACGCTTCTGCTCATTGTTGGTGGCTATGGTTTTAGTGGACATATGGGAATGATCATGATGCCCGAAGTCGCTGCTGACGAAATTGAAGCTGGAGTACGACTACCTGTGGGCACAACGCCAGATCAAGCGGCAAAAGTTGCGCACGCCGTTTCCCAATCAACGCAACGTATGTTTGAGGAACACAACCTCTATGAAGTTGCAGAAGGCATAAAAACCAATGTTCGTGGCCAAAATTTTATTGATGTAGAAATTGTAATGTTACCACCAGACCAACGCGATATTACAGCGGCAGAAGTCATCGCATTATGGCGAGATAATATTGGGGATATTGAAGGGGTGGATCAGATAACTTTTGAAGCCGAACGTGGTCCTGGTGGTGCTCGGCAAGATATCAGTATAGACTTGAGTCACTCTGATATTGATGTCTTGGAACGTGCAAGTGCGGCATTTGTAGCGCGAATGAAAGCATTTTCCAACACGCGCGATGTCACCGATAATTACAACAAAGGTAAATTGCAGTACGACTTTAAACTTTTACCACAAGGAAGAAATTTAGGCCTAACATCCAACGAAGTAGGACGGCAAGTTAGGGATGGTTTTTTCGGTGCTTTAGCCATGCGACAATTGCGAGGCATGAACGAAATAGAAGTTCGTGTAAAACTACCAATAGAAGAACGAAAAGATATTAAAAACCTAGAAAAATTTCTCATACGAACACCTAATGGTATCGAAGTTCCCCTTATGGATGTGGTTAAAATCGAAGAACGGGAAGCTTTTACCAGTATTAATAGAAGAGATGGTCGTAGAGTTGTAAATGTGGGTATGGATGTGGAACCGGCAAATTCTGTAGGTCGTGTCATTAACTCGGTACAGAATGAAACATTGCCACAATTAAGAGCAGATTTTCCAGGGATTACTTGGACTTTTGAAGGCAGTCAAGCGGATATGCGCGAAAGTACCAATACTCTAAAATATGGATTTTCTATTGCCATGTTATTGATTTACGCCTTATTGGCCATCGCCTTTAGCAGTTACTTACAACCTTTAATTGTTATGACCGCCATTCCATTTGGCATCGTAGGTGCAGTCATTGGACATATTCTCTTAGGCTATGATCTGTCTTTAGTAAGTCTTATGGGTGTCATTGCACTATCGGGTGTTGTGGTCAACGACTCGTTAATTATGATCGATTACGCCAATAAACTTAGAAAAGAGGGTAATTCTATTTACGAATCCATACATGAAGCAGGTCTCAGAAGGTTTCGTCCAATTATGTTAACCACCCTGACAACTTTTGGAGGGCTTGCGCCAATAATTTTAGAAACGTCGAGCCAAGCCTTTTATTTGATTCCGATGGCAATTTCCTTAGGTTTTGGTATTGTTTTTGCCACAGCCATTATACTGGTAATAGTACCTTGTCTATATCTAATTTTTGAAGACTTACGCCTTTTAGCAACAAAAGGAAAAACGGTACAACAAGTTGATGTTTCTTAA
- a CDS encoding efflux RND transporter periplasmic adaptor subunit, whose protein sequence is MNSKKILWICLAILGAGILITILIFSTEPEAKREGASIETAILVEVIEVKKDTFNPVIVATGTVRPVEDVNLSPLVSGQVVRRDPAFTPGGFVKKNQVLLQIDPSDYRNTLELRKSEYLQSQTTLDTEMGRQQIAEQDLELITSDSLFGNNPLSEEERQLVLRKPQLNAVKATIAASKASVKQARLNLERTTIRAPFDAHILSQNVTEGSLIAQGDDLGRIVGTEFYWVLATVPVSKLQWLSFPNQESDKGAFVRIENSSAWANDAYREGYLDRQIGALDDQTRLARVMIKVNDPLATTQEKKGQPKLMIGTFVEVNIQADAVANVVKLDRDYIRSNQTVWVMKDDKLEIRKVDIVLTDDTHAYIREGLEDDEKVVISDLSTVSNGIELRTSTESSVNVMEQ, encoded by the coding sequence ATGAACAGTAAAAAAATACTTTGGATTTGCCTGGCCATTCTTGGTGCAGGTATTCTTATAACAATACTTATCTTTTCAACAGAACCCGAAGCCAAAAGAGAAGGCGCAAGTATAGAAACCGCTATTTTAGTTGAAGTCATAGAGGTTAAAAAAGACACTTTTAATCCAGTTATAGTCGCCACTGGGACAGTTCGACCCGTTGAAGATGTGAATTTAAGCCCTTTGGTCTCTGGACAAGTTGTCCGCAGAGATCCTGCTTTTACTCCAGGTGGTTTCGTGAAAAAAAACCAAGTGCTTTTACAAATAGATCCTTCCGATTATCGCAATACCCTTGAACTTCGCAAAAGCGAATATTTGCAATCACAAACCACATTAGATACTGAAATGGGCCGTCAACAAATCGCAGAACAAGACTTAGAGCTCATTACAAGCGATTCACTCTTCGGAAACAATCCGCTTTCTGAAGAAGAACGGCAATTGGTGCTTAGAAAGCCCCAACTCAATGCGGTAAAAGCAACTATTGCAGCTTCAAAAGCCTCTGTCAAACAGGCAAGGTTAAATCTAGAACGTACAACGATACGAGCACCCTTTGATGCCCATATTTTAAGCCAGAACGTAACGGAAGGATCGCTGATTGCCCAAGGTGATGATTTGGGCCGTATTGTGGGTACTGAATTCTATTGGGTTTTAGCTACTGTTCCTGTATCGAAGTTACAATGGTTAAGTTTTCCTAACCAAGAAAGTGATAAAGGCGCTTTCGTGCGTATTGAAAATTCATCGGCCTGGGCCAATGACGCGTATCGCGAAGGGTATTTGGACAGACAGATAGGAGCACTCGATGACCAGACGCGATTGGCAAGGGTGATGATTAAAGTAAATGATCCATTAGCGACAACCCAAGAAAAGAAAGGTCAACCAAAATTAATGATAGGTACTTTTGTGGAAGTAAATATTCAAGCAGATGCCGTGGCCAATGTCGTAAAACTTGACCGTGACTATATTAGAAGTAATCAAACGGTTTGGGTAATGAAAGACGATAAATTAGAAATTAGAAAGGTAGATATCGTCCTAACAGACGACACACATGCCTATATACGTGAGGGTTTAGAAGACGATGAAAAAGTAGTGATTTCCGATTTAAGTACGGTAAGTAATGGTATTGAATTGCGCACATCGACCGAGTCATCAGTAAATGTAATGGAGCAATAG
- a CDS encoding GbsR/MarR family transcriptional regulator yields the protein MTKEICSKKMALVEKLGVHLESKNNLAPVAARIMAYIILTGKRGTTFDEMVEVLCASKSTISTHLNHLQDLKKIEYFTKTGDRKKYFVVNKDSVLNHIDTMIDEWESVKVLHLEMKTYKEAINEHATEEDEKFDLTFHNNYLKFIASASVSMKELKENLIKNKFNL from the coding sequence ATGACTAAAGAAATCTGTAGCAAAAAAATGGCCCTTGTAGAAAAGCTAGGTGTCCATTTAGAAAGTAAAAATAATTTAGCGCCTGTTGCAGCACGCATAATGGCGTACATTATTTTAACAGGGAAACGAGGTACAACTTTCGATGAGATGGTTGAAGTCTTATGCGCAAGTAAGAGCACAATATCTACACACTTAAACCATTTGCAAGACTTAAAAAAAATAGAATACTTCACTAAAACGGGTGACCGTAAAAAGTACTTTGTAGTTAATAAAGATTCGGTATTAAACCATATCGATACTATGATTGATGAATGGGAATCTGTTAAGGTGCTTCATCTGGAAATGAAAACTTATAAAGAAGCTATAAATGAGCATGCAACCGAAGAAGATGAGAAATTCGACCTAACATTTCATAATAATTACCTCAAATTTATTGCAAGTGCTTCGGTATCAATGAAAGAACTAAAAGAAAATCTAATCAAAAATAAATTCAACCTTTAA
- a CDS encoding EcsC family protein codes for MNLITNPITPEDKEALLQAKTSMHNLGWAIRNVNKIGNTVETGVRHVPEKVLLKVQSITESVLLKIIKANLLTIKKNQTFKKPSKNTYKGIVTGTGALSGFFGSTTGFGTAIFASEVTITTKFLMRTIMDIARSEGEDIYTLEGQMACLQVFALGGDAADDDGMEMSYYTTRIALNSALNKVSASGIKMGLDSLVKGASVLGSNAMGNFLSKIATRLSLLISEKFLAQAVPFVGAVGGGGLNYVFVDHFQKMASAHFTIRRLERKYGEDVVKLHYKNDSPL; via the coding sequence TTGAATCTTATAACAAATCCCATAACACCAGAAGATAAAGAAGCCTTGCTGCAAGCAAAGACTAGCATGCACAATTTAGGTTGGGCAATTCGCAATGTTAATAAAATAGGGAATACCGTAGAGACAGGAGTTAGACATGTGCCAGAAAAAGTACTGCTAAAGGTGCAAAGTATAACCGAATCGGTATTACTAAAAATTATTAAGGCTAATTTGTTGACCATAAAAAAGAACCAAACGTTTAAAAAGCCATCAAAAAACACTTATAAAGGCATCGTGACAGGTACAGGTGCTTTAAGTGGTTTTTTTGGTTCTACTACAGGTTTCGGTACTGCTATTTTTGCTTCTGAAGTTACAATTACGACTAAATTTTTAATGCGTACTATAATGGATATAGCTCGAAGTGAAGGTGAGGATATTTATACGTTGGAAGGCCAAATGGCATGTTTGCAAGTTTTTGCACTTGGTGGAGACGCTGCAGATGATGATGGTATGGAAATGAGTTATTATACCACACGTATCGCATTAAATTCGGCTTTAAATAAGGTATCCGCATCAGGTATAAAAATGGGTTTGGATAGTTTGGTAAAAGGAGCAAGCGTTTTGGGTTCTAACGCTATGGGTAATTTTTTATCTAAAATTGCTACGAGATTAAGTCTTCTTATTAGCGAGAAATTTTTGGCTCAAGCCGTTCCCTTTGTTGGTGCGGTTGGTGGAGGTGGCCTAAATTATGTGTTCGTAGATCATTTTCAGAAGATGGCTAGCGCACATTTCACGATTAGACGCTTAGAACGAAAATATGGTGAAGACGTCGTGAAATTACATTATAAGAATGATAGTCCATTGTAG